A genome region from Populus alba chromosome 3, ASM523922v2, whole genome shotgun sequence includes the following:
- the LOC118054495 gene encoding uncharacterized protein, with translation MTTSRRLAERKVSRFDKNISRRGAVPETTTKKGKDYPVGPLLLGFFIFVVIGSSLFQIIRTATDGGMA, from the exons ATg ACTACATCAAGGCGTCTTGCTGAGAGGAAAGTCAGTAGATTTGACAAGAACATTTCTAGGAGAGGAGCTGTGCCCGAAACAACCACGAAAAAGGGAAAGGACTATCCCGTTGGTCCTCTTCTCCTTGGATTCTTCATCTTTGTTGTCATTGGATCAT CTCTATTCCAGATAATCAGGACAGCTACAGACGGAGGCATGGCCTAA
- the LOC118054496 gene encoding uncharacterized protein gives MECNKDEATRAKEIAEKKFSAKDMAGAKKFALKAQNLYPGLEGIPQMMATLDVYVAAGNKINGEADWYGILGADPQADDEAVRKHYRKLALMLHPDKNKSIGADGAFKFISEAWSLLSDKTKRMAYDQRRNGKVFQKSSSSFGSSSAKPGSNGFFNFTKSSVKTNKSTSRTGHSSTPASSYKTKPNTFWTVCHGCKMQYEYLRVYLNHKLLCPNCHEPFLAVEMPPPPLHASRSAAPSSSFKQQQNSNHQAANGRNTSHSGRSNVASSNLGAGGSSGPDSNNQGNFQWGAFSRAGGATTAAQAVNVVQRAYEKVKREREEAQAATKREEAMKRKNRAASKKMSSASYNVHSNAAKRRRGMEDVGHGNNGSPFTTGFGGAGTANISGFRQGSSENRVNGITKPYGMRDVSKFETQTVLMEKAKTDIRKNINEWKSATVVKSAPGKGVENEKAIDQGKNSLSNPEDITDQNKSVDMENGVNDFKISPITSGMKTDAETLETMSINVPDPDFHDFDKDRTERCFGENQVWAAYDDDDGMPRYYAMIHSVISLNPFKMRISWLNSKTNSELGLLNWVGSGFSKTCGDFRVGRYEIYNSLNSFSHKVRWIKGTGGVIRVYPRKGDVWALYRNWSPEWNELTADEVIHKYDMVEVLEDYSEELGVTVTPLVKVAGFKTVFHQHLDPKEVKRIPGEEMFRFSHHVPSYLLMGHEGPNAPKGCRELDPAATPSELLQVVVDVKEEEIVENGENKTGSEESNEGKSQSPVTS, from the coding sequence ATGGAATGCAACAAAGATGAGGCCACCAGGGCCAAAGAGATTGCTGAGAAGAAGTTCTCGGCGAAAGACATGGCGGGGGCAAAGAAATTTGCTCTGAAGGCCCAGAACTTGTATCCTGGACTTGAAGGGATTCCTCAGATGATGGCTACACTTGATGTGTATGTTGCTGCTGGGAACAAAATAAATGGGGAAGCAGATTGGTATGGGATACTTGGTGCAGATCCACAAGCAGATGATGAGGCGGTGCGGAAACATTATAGGAAGCTGGCTCTTATGCTTCATCCTGATAAAAACAAGTCAATTGGAGCGGATGGTGCATTTAAGTTTATTTCCGAGGCATGGagtttattgtctgataaaaccAAGAGGATGGCATATGACCAGAGAAGAAATGGGAAAGTATTTCAAAAGAGTTCATCTTCTTTTGGGAGTTCATCAGCAAAACCAGGGTCCaatgggtttttcaatttcaccaaaTCGAGTGTGAAGACGAACAAAAGTACTTCTCGAACTGGCCATTCTTCAACTCCTGCTTCATCTTATAAGACGAAACCCAATACCTTTTGGACTGTCTGTCATGGATGCAAGATGCAATACGAGTATCTCAGAGTCTATCTTAATCATAAGCTACTATGTCCTAATTGCCATGAGCCATTTTTAGCCGTTGAAATGCCACCCCCTCCTTTGCATGCTTCTAGGTCTGCGGCACCATCGAGTTCTTTTAAGCAGCAGCAGAACTCAAACCATCAAGCTGCTAATGGCAGAAACACATCTCATTCTGGAAGGAGTAATGTTGCCTCTTCAAATTTGGGAGCAGGGGGATCCAGTGGTCCTGATTCAAATAACCAGGGAAACTTTCAGTGGGGCGCTTTCTCTAGAGCTGGTGGTGCTACAACTGCCGCTCAAGCTGTAAATGTGGTCCAGCGGGCATATGAAAAAGTGAAGAGAGAGCGCGAGGAAGCACAGGCAGCTACAAAAAGAGAGGAGGccatgaagagaaagaatcgtGCTGCTTCAAAAAAGATGTCTAGTGCATCTTATAATGTACATTCTAATGCTGCTAAGAGAAGAAGAGGCATGGAAGATGTTGGCCATGGAAACAACGGAAGTCCATTTACAACGGGATTTGGAGGAGCTGGCACAGCTAATATATCTGGATTTAGGCAGGGAAGTTCTGAAAATAGGGTGAATGGAATCACTAAGCCCTACGGCATGAGGGATGTCTCCAAGTTTGAAACTCAAACCGTACTAATGGAGAAGGCAAAGACAGACATTCGCAAGAATATAAATGAATGGAAGTCCGCTACAGTAGTCAAATCTGCCCCCGGAAAGGGGGTGGAGAATGAGAAAGCAATTGATCAGGGGAAAAATTCTTTGTCAAACCCTGAAGACATAACTGACCAGAACAAGTCTGTGGATATGGAAAATGGAGTCAATGACTTCAAAATTTCTCCCATCACTTCTGGCATGAAGACAGATGCTGAAACTTTGGAAACGATGTCAATAAATGTCCCAGATCCTGATTTTCACGATTTTGACAAAGATCGAACTGAAAGATGTTTTGGGGAAAACCAGGTATGGGCTgcatatgatgatgatgatgggatGCCCCGATATTATGCTATGATCCACAGTGTAATTTCTTTGAATCCGTTCAAAATGCGGATCAGTTGGCTTAATTCTAAAACTAATAGTGAACTGGGCCTACTAAATTGGGTTGGTTCTGGCTTCTCAAAAACTTGTGGCGATTTCAGAGTGGGCAGATATGAGATATATAACTCACTCAATTCCTTTTCACACAAGGTTAGGTGGATAAAAGGGACAGGTGGGGTGATTCGTGTATATCCGAGGAAAGGGGATGTTTGGGCTCTCTATAGGAATTGGTCTCCTGAATGGAACGAGCTGACAGCAGATGAGGTGATACACAAGTATGACATGGTGGAAGTACTTGAAGACTATAGTGAAGAACTAGGTGTGACTGTTACTCCCTTGGTAAAAGTTGCTGGTTTCAAGACTGTGTTTCACCAGCATTTGGACCCCAAGGAAGTCAAGAGGATCCCAGGGGAAGAGATGTTTCGATTTTCACACCATGTTCCCTCATACTTGCTCATGGGTCACGAAGGTCCCAATGCTCCGAAAGGTTGCAGAGAGCTGGACCCAGCAGCTACTCCATCAGAACTTCTTCAGGTTGTGGTAGATGTCAAGGAAGAAGAGATTGTGGAGAATGGGGAAAATAAAACGGGGAGCGAGGAAAGTAATGAAGGAAAGAGCCAGTCACCTGTAACTTCATGA
- the LOC118054497 gene encoding F-box only protein 6 isoform X1 codes for MEEELAMLRQFIGQLVDLFNLYGSPLPPFDSLQLLHFHNQQQNNNNRWCVLNLDDGSADDYCSLVMVAGKSRRFKMLEPGKPPASKKPRKERNRGKSLGTTSSNEVMQQEIWKEFPEDLFEAVIARLPIAAFFRFRSVCQKWNSLLDSQSFSQHCAQVPQANPWFYTITHENVNSGAMYDPSLKKWHHPTISYLPTKMIVLPVASAGGLVCFLDIGHRNFYVCNPLTQSFKELPPRSVNVWSRVAVGMTLNGSAASGGYKILWVCCDGEYEVYDSLKNSWTRPGSMPSFIKLPLSLNFRSQAVSLGGTLYFMRSDPEGIVSYDMVTGAWKQFVMPAPLHLSDPTLAECGGRIMLVGLLTKNAATCVCIWELQKMTLLWKEVDRMPNIWCLDFYGKHVRMTCLGNTGLLMLSLRSRQMNRLVSYNVVSREWLKVPGCLVPRGKKRQWIACGTAFNPCLTATT; via the exons ATGGAAGAAGAGCTGGCCATGCTTAGGCAATTCATTGGTCAGCTTGTAGACCTTTTCAATCTCTACGGCTCTCCTCTCCCTCCTTTTGATTCTCTTCAACTGCTTCACTTTCACAaccaacaacaaaacaacaacaacag ATGGTGCGTCCTCAATCTTGATGATGGCTCTGCAGATGATTACTGTAGCCTTGTGATGGTGGCTGGAAAATCTAGAAGGTTCAAGATGTTGGAACCTGGCAAGCCTCCAGCCTCCAAGAAACCTCGAAAGGAGCGGAATCGAGGAAAATCACTCGGAACTACCAGTTCAAATGAGGTTATGCAACAAGAGATTTGGAAAGAATTCCCAGAAGACCTGTTTGAAGCTGTTATTGCTAGACTTCCAATTGCTGCATTTTTCCGCTTCCGCTCAGTTTGTCAAAAATGGAACTCCTTGCTTGACTCTCAAAGTTTCTCTCAGCATTGTGCCCAAGTTCCACAAGCCAACCCCTGGTTTTACACCATCACTCATGAAAATGTGAATTCTGGAGCCATGTATGACCCTTCTTTGAAGAAATGGCATCACCCAACTATAAGTTACCTGCCAACGAAGATGATTGTCTTACCAGTTGCTTCTGCAGGGGGTCTTGTGTGCTTTCTTGACATTGGTCACAGGAACTTCTATGTCTGCAACCCTCTGACTCAATCTTTTAAAGAGCTGCCACCAAGGTCAGTGAATGTCTGGTCCCGTGTTGCTGTGGGGATGACTTTGAATGGCAGTGCAGCCAGTGGGGGCTACAAGATCTTGTGGGTGTGCTGTGATGGAGAGTATGAAGTTTACGACTCACTGAAAAATTCTTGGACCCGACCAGGAAGTATGCCCTCTTTTATAAAGCTACCCCTATCACTGAACTTCCGGTCACAAGCAGTTTCCCTTGGAGGTACGCTTTATTTCATGCGGTCAGATCCTGAAGGGATCGTGTCCTACGATATGGTTACTGGGGCTTGGAAGCAATTTGTTATGCCAGCCCCACTCCATCTGAGTGATCCCACACTTGCAGAGTGTGGGGGGCGGATCATGCTTGTTGGCTTGCTAACAAAGAATGCAGCCACATGCGTGTGCATTTGGGAGCTGCAGAAGATGACACTCTTGTGGAAGGAGGTAGACAGAATGCCAAACATATGGTGCTTAGATTTCTATGGAAAGCACGTTAGGATGACTTGCTTGGGCAACACAGGTTTGCTCATGCTGTCACTAAGATCAAGACAAATGAACCGACTAGTTAGTTACAATGTGGTGAGCAGGGAATGGCTCAAGGTTCCTGGTTGTTTGGTGCCACGTGGTAAAAAGCGGCAGTGGATTGCATGTGGCACTGCCTTCAATCCATGCTTGACTGCTACAACTTAG
- the LOC118054497 gene encoding F-box only protein 6 isoform X2 yields the protein MVAGKSRRFKMLEPGKPPASKKPRKERNRGKSLGTTSSNEVMQQEIWKEFPEDLFEAVIARLPIAAFFRFRSVCQKWNSLLDSQSFSQHCAQVPQANPWFYTITHENVNSGAMYDPSLKKWHHPTISYLPTKMIVLPVASAGGLVCFLDIGHRNFYVCNPLTQSFKELPPRSVNVWSRVAVGMTLNGSAASGGYKILWVCCDGEYEVYDSLKNSWTRPGSMPSFIKLPLSLNFRSQAVSLGGTLYFMRSDPEGIVSYDMVTGAWKQFVMPAPLHLSDPTLAECGGRIMLVGLLTKNAATCVCIWELQKMTLLWKEVDRMPNIWCLDFYGKHVRMTCLGNTGLLMLSLRSRQMNRLVSYNVVSREWLKVPGCLVPRGKKRQWIACGTAFNPCLTATT from the coding sequence ATGGTGGCTGGAAAATCTAGAAGGTTCAAGATGTTGGAACCTGGCAAGCCTCCAGCCTCCAAGAAACCTCGAAAGGAGCGGAATCGAGGAAAATCACTCGGAACTACCAGTTCAAATGAGGTTATGCAACAAGAGATTTGGAAAGAATTCCCAGAAGACCTGTTTGAAGCTGTTATTGCTAGACTTCCAATTGCTGCATTTTTCCGCTTCCGCTCAGTTTGTCAAAAATGGAACTCCTTGCTTGACTCTCAAAGTTTCTCTCAGCATTGTGCCCAAGTTCCACAAGCCAACCCCTGGTTTTACACCATCACTCATGAAAATGTGAATTCTGGAGCCATGTATGACCCTTCTTTGAAGAAATGGCATCACCCAACTATAAGTTACCTGCCAACGAAGATGATTGTCTTACCAGTTGCTTCTGCAGGGGGTCTTGTGTGCTTTCTTGACATTGGTCACAGGAACTTCTATGTCTGCAACCCTCTGACTCAATCTTTTAAAGAGCTGCCACCAAGGTCAGTGAATGTCTGGTCCCGTGTTGCTGTGGGGATGACTTTGAATGGCAGTGCAGCCAGTGGGGGCTACAAGATCTTGTGGGTGTGCTGTGATGGAGAGTATGAAGTTTACGACTCACTGAAAAATTCTTGGACCCGACCAGGAAGTATGCCCTCTTTTATAAAGCTACCCCTATCACTGAACTTCCGGTCACAAGCAGTTTCCCTTGGAGGTACGCTTTATTTCATGCGGTCAGATCCTGAAGGGATCGTGTCCTACGATATGGTTACTGGGGCTTGGAAGCAATTTGTTATGCCAGCCCCACTCCATCTGAGTGATCCCACACTTGCAGAGTGTGGGGGGCGGATCATGCTTGTTGGCTTGCTAACAAAGAATGCAGCCACATGCGTGTGCATTTGGGAGCTGCAGAAGATGACACTCTTGTGGAAGGAGGTAGACAGAATGCCAAACATATGGTGCTTAGATTTCTATGGAAAGCACGTTAGGATGACTTGCTTGGGCAACACAGGTTTGCTCATGCTGTCACTAAGATCAAGACAAATGAACCGACTAGTTAGTTACAATGTGGTGAGCAGGGAATGGCTCAAGGTTCCTGGTTGTTTGGTGCCACGTGGTAAAAAGCGGCAGTGGATTGCATGTGGCACTGCCTTCAATCCATGCTTGACTGCTACAACTTAG
- the LOC118054498 gene encoding F-box protein At1g67340, with translation MRTRRGLSYPRGAAVNACDTAAGKRTGTTSYKRGKPDFAAGDYLVCRKKNRLISTQKTGETDLFDSLPDDLVISILCKLSSSASCPSDFINVLLTCKRLNGLGLHSLVLSKASPKTFAVKAKNWSDSAHRFLKLFADAGNVEACYTLGMIRFYCLQNRGSGASLMAKAAISSYAPALYSLAVIQFNGSGGSKSDKDLRAGVALCARAAFLGHIDALRELGHCLQDGYGVRQNVTEGRRFLVQANARELAAVLSKPKPGLLTRTWFSWNPHAHPNHRHPTGNGPSGCPLLSDFGCNVPAPESHPASRFMTEWFAIRGGSSGSGLRLCSHTGCGRSETRKHEFRRCSVCGAVNYCSRACQALDWKLRHKEGCAPVERWVDEDGEGGADGDDGGVDGDVDDVMIES, from the exons ATGAGAACACGGAGAGGGCTTTCTTATCCTAGAGGAGCAGCAGTAAACGCTTGTGATACAGCAGCAGGGAAGAGGACGGGAACAACAAGTTATAAGAGAGGAAAACCTGATTTCGCCGCCGGAGATTACCTGGTTTGCCGGAAAAAGAATCGATTAATCTCAACTCAAAAAACCGGAGAGACCGACTTGTTTGATTCTTTACCCGATGATCTTGTCATTTCTATTCTCTGCAAACTTAGCTCTTCTGCTTCTTGCCCCTCCGATTTCATCAACGTTTTACTTAC GTGCAAGAGACTAAACGGGTTGGGCCTTCATTCTCTAGTACTATCCAAAGCTTCGCCGAAAACATTTGCAGTCAAAGCCAAAAATTGGTCTGATTCTGCTCACCGTTTCCTCAAACTCTTCGCCGACGCTGGAAATGTTGAAGCTTGTTACACTCTTGGCATG ATTCGGTTTTACTGTTTACAAAACCGAGGGAGTGGAGCTTCTCTGATGGCAAAGGCAGCGATTAGCTCATACGCGCCTGCACTTTATTCCCTTGCCGTTATACAATTCAATGGAAGCGGTGGCTCTAAAAGCGACAAAGACCTTCGTGCCGGCGTTGCGCTGTGTGCACGCGCTGCCTTTCTTGGCCACATCGACGCCCTACGCGAGCTAGGACACTGCCTGCAAGACGGTTATGGTGTCCGTCAAAACGTAACAGAAGGACGGCGTTTCCTCGTCCAAGCAAACGCGCGTGAACTCGCTGCTGTTTTATCGAAACCTAAACCTGGGCTCCTAACACGCACTTGGTTCTCGTGGAACCCACACGCGCATCCTAACCATCGTCACCCTACTGGGAATGGACCTAGCGGGTGCCCTTTATTGAGTGACTTCGGGTGTAATGTTCCAGCTCCTGAGAGTCATCCGGCCAGTCGTTTTATGACGGAATGGTTTGCTATTCGGGGCGGGTCTTCGGGTTCTGGTCTCCGTTTGTGCTCCCATACCGGTTGTGGGCGTTCCGAGACGAGAAAGCATGAGTTTAGACGGTGTTCTGTTTGTGGAGCTGTTAATTACTGTTCACGCGCCTGTCAAGCATTAGACTGGAAGCTCAGGCATAAAGAGGGGTGCGCCCCTGTTGAGCGGTGGGTCGATGAGGATGGTGAGGGTGGTGCAGACGGGGATGACGGTGGCGTGGATGGTGACGTCGACGATGTCATGATTGAGAgctaa